The sequence GGGTGATGCACGGGGTCACTTGCCTACAAGACTACCCAGGAAGTTCTTGGATGCCAACCTCTCAAGTCATATCGACATAGGCGGACCCGGTAGGTTAACGACCCATGGAAAAGACCCTCGCATCCCGCCTCGGAGGAGCTGCGCGCCTCGCCCGGACCCGCCTCAACCTGACCCAGGCGGACGTCGCGGAGCGCATCGGCATCGCGAGCGAAGTCTATGGGCGGCTGGAGCGCGGGCACATGCTGCCGAGCATCCAGACCTTCCGCAGGCTGTGCGTGGTGCTCTCCATTTCCGCGGACGAAGCGCTGGGTCTCAAGCCGTCGCAGGAAGTGAAGTGGGCCGCGGAGCCGCCGAGCGACTACGGCGAGTCCGCCGAGCTGCGCCGCCTCATGCGTCGCGCCCGCCAGCTGGACCGCACCGCCATCCGCATTCTCAGCGTGCTCGCCGCGCAGTTCAAACCGAAGCCGGGCTGACCGCCTCTCGATTCCGCTCATCTCCGGGGCGCCTCCGCACCCAGCTTCGCCAGCCGCTCGCGCAGCTTCTTCGCGGAAGGAAAGCCATTGAAGAGCACCACCTGCGGGTGGGCCTCCAATGCCTCGCGCTCCGCCGACTCCTTCGCCAACGCGCGGTCCACTCCCAACAACAGCCCGTGGTCCGGCCGCGAGCGCAGCTCCGCCAGCCTCCGCGTCAGCGGTGCCGCGTGCCATGCGTGGAAGAGCTCCAGCGCGACTTCGCGCTTCGACTCGCGGTGGCGGAAGGTCAGGTCCGGGACGCACAACCCGGACGCGCCCATGTGACGCGGCAGCGGCGTGAGGTCCAATTCCCACGCCTCGTCCTCGAAGCCCTGCGCGAGCGAGGCGACCTCCTCCGGCACGTGGCCCAGCGACGTCGGAAGCGGTGACACCAGCGGGTCCTTGTCGCTGAGCGCGAGCGTGGCGTGCTTGCGCGCCGTCTCCACCGTGGCCGTCAGCTCCCAGCGGACGAGCACCGGCACCACCGACAGGAAGGACGCGAGCTGCAGGCCGTACTTCTTCTGCAGGGCCAGCATCGCCCCCGGGCCTTCGACTTCCAGCGACCAGTCCTCGCCGACGTGCCGCACCTCGGCCACCAGCCGGCAGAACTTCAGCCAGCGGAGCACCTTGCGCACGCGCAAGAGCTCCGGCGCGAGCGCCCGCAACGTGAGGCGCCGCGCCGTCAACAGCGGGCCCTGCGCGAGCGCGAGGTTGTAGCGGTCCACCAGGGCCTGTGCGGTGAGGGGCTCACCCTCCCAGCCCACCAGGCGCCGGTGACCTGGAAGGTCGGAGTACAGCGCCTCGCGAACCTCGGGCAGGGGAGCGGGCAGTGCCTGCGCGAGCCGCGCTTCGTAGGACTCGACGGTTGCGTCCGGTGGCAGCGTGCGCAGCACCGAGGCCGCGGTCTTCAGCCGCTCCCAGCGCGCCTCGCTCACGCCGGGCGAGGGCTCGTCGAAGCAGAGCCGGTCCATCAGCAGCTTCACGAGGCCGCGTGCGACCTTGGGCCGGGTGAAGGCGCCGGCCTTCAAGCCGAAGGACTCCTCCACGTCGTCCAACATGACGCCGCGCGAGGCCTCCACTTCGGCCAGCAACTCCTGGGCGAAGGCGAGCAGCGCGGCGTCATCGCGCTTCACGTAGGCGGGGCGCAGCACGCCTTCACGGACGCGGTAGGCGAGCAGGTCGCGGGTCAGCACCTCACGCCTCCTCCTGATACGCGTCGTGCTGTCGCCGCCGCTCGCTGATGCCGCTCTCCGCCGTCTGCGCAGAGCACACCTCGTACAGCAGCGCCCGCTTCCCGGGGCGCTTGCGGAGGATGCGTCCCAAGCGCTGCACGTGCTCACGCACGCTGCCGCTGCCGCTGAGCACCACGCCCACGCGCGCGTCGGGCACGTCCACGCCTTCGTTCAGCACGCGCGAGGTGAGCAGCACCGGCAGCTCGCCGCTCGCGAAGGCGGCCAGCAGGGCCTTCCGCTCCGGCACCGGCGTGTGGTGCGTGAGCGCCGGCAGCAGCAGCCTGCGCGCCAGCGTGTAGACCGTCTCGTTGTCGTCGGTGAAGACGATGACCCGGTCCTCACGGTGCTCCAGCAGGATTCGCCACAGCACCTCCTGCTTGGCGCTGGAGGTGAGGGCGATGCGCCGCTGCTCCCGGTACGCCCGGTACGCCGCGCGGCCCTCGTCGCTGCGCTGGCTCTGCGCCAGGAAGCGCGCCCAGCCTTCCGGCGCGGAGAGCTGCACGCCCAGCCTGCGCACGAAGCCCACGTAGAGCGCCCGCGCCGCGTCGTAGCGAGCCTTCTCGTCCGGCGGCAGCGGCACCTCCACCCGCTTCACCTCGTACGGCGCGAGGTACTCGCCTTGCAGCTCGCGGATGTCCGAGCGGTGCACGCGCGGGCCCAGCAGCTCCTCGCACACGCGCTCGCCGCCGTCCGTGCGCTCCAGCGTCGCGGTGAGGCCCAGGCGGTAGGGCGCCAGCGAGCCCTCCGCCACGAAGCGGTAGCTCGGCGCCGGCAGGTGGTGACACTCGTCGCAGATGAGCAGGCCGAAGCGGTTGCCGTGGAACTCCGTCTGCAACGTCGCCGAGTCGTACGTCGTCACCGTCAGCGGCTGCCTGTCGCTCACCCCGCCACCCAGCATCCCCACCGGCACGGAGAAGTGCCGCGCCAGCACGCCCTGCCACTGCGCCATCAAATCCAGCGTGGGCACCACCACCAGCGTCGGCCGCTTCACGTGAGCGATGGCCAGCACCGCCATCAACGTCTTGCCCGCGCCCGTGGGCAATTCCACCAGGCCCCGGCCTCCCGCCTTCGTCCACGCGTCCAGCGCCGCGCGCTGGTGCGGGAAGGGCTCGATGGGCGAGGTGAGCTCCAGCTCCAGCGGCTCGAAGCGCTTCGCCTGGTCCTCGTACGGCAGGCCCAGTTCGCGCAGCCGCAGCACGACGTCTCGGTAGTGCCAAGCGGGCGCGCGGTACACCCCGGTGCGCACGTCCCGCTGGAACAGGCCGAGCAGGCGGGCGTCGTCCGGCAGCACCGGGGCCACCAGGGTGCCGCAGTCGAAGTGGAGCTCGGTGGGGGTACCCATGCGCGCGGAGGGAAGTAGCTCGGGAACCCGCGTTTCGCCACCACCAAGAAAACCTGGAAGGTTGGGCCACCGCCCGGCCTCCCGGCTCCCCACCGTTCAAGGTCATTGCTTGCGGAGGTGGGAGGGTTCACGGTACCCAGCGCGCGGCATGCGTCTCATCTCGCTCGTTCCCCTGCTGTGCGGCCTGGCCGTGGTGGCCCAGGCCGGTCTCAACCGTC comes from Pyxidicoccus parkwaysis and encodes:
- a CDS encoding helix-turn-helix transcriptional regulator; its protein translation is MEKTLASRLGGAARLARTRLNLTQADVAERIGIASEVYGRLERGHMLPSIQTFRRLCVVLSISADEALGLKPSQEVKWAAEPPSDYGESAELRRLMRRARQLDRTAIRILSVLAAQFKPKPG
- a CDS encoding DUF790 family protein, which translates into the protein MLTRDLLAYRVREGVLRPAYVKRDDAALLAFAQELLAEVEASRGVMLDDVEESFGLKAGAFTRPKVARGLVKLLMDRLCFDEPSPGVSEARWERLKTAASVLRTLPPDATVESYEARLAQALPAPLPEVREALYSDLPGHRRLVGWEGEPLTAQALVDRYNLALAQGPLLTARRLTLRALAPELLRVRKVLRWLKFCRLVAEVRHVGEDWSLEVEGPGAMLALQKKYGLQLASFLSVVPVLVRWELTATVETARKHATLALSDKDPLVSPLPTSLGHVPEEVASLAQGFEDEAWELDLTPLPRHMGASGLCVPDLTFRHRESKREVALELFHAWHAAPLTRRLAELRSRPDHGLLLGVDRALAKESAEREALEAHPQVVLFNGFPSAKKLRERLAKLGAEAPRR
- a CDS encoding DEAD/DEAH box helicase → MGTPTELHFDCGTLVAPVLPDDARLLGLFQRDVRTGVYRAPAWHYRDVVLRLRELGLPYEDQAKRFEPLELELTSPIEPFPHQRAALDAWTKAGGRGLVELPTGAGKTLMAVLAIAHVKRPTLVVVPTLDLMAQWQGVLARHFSVPVGMLGGGVSDRQPLTVTTYDSATLQTEFHGNRFGLLICDECHHLPAPSYRFVAEGSLAPYRLGLTATLERTDGGERVCEELLGPRVHRSDIRELQGEYLAPYEVKRVEVPLPPDEKARYDAARALYVGFVRRLGVQLSAPEGWARFLAQSQRSDEGRAAYRAYREQRRIALTSSAKQEVLWRILLEHREDRVIVFTDDNETVYTLARRLLLPALTHHTPVPERKALLAAFASGELPVLLTSRVLNEGVDVPDARVGVVLSGSGSVREHVQRLGRILRKRPGKRALLYEVCSAQTAESGISERRRQHDAYQEEA